One Vibrio sp. CDRSL-10 TSBA genomic region harbors:
- a CDS encoding mechanosensitive ion channel domain-containing protein, giving the protein MISAPLAAEEAVSDIQDIKQIASLVRWSGVFFSLLVVAATWLLLKFVKSLIRTLGTQFVQYRMLLQKFQSFFQFFMYLSVAAIVVMLSFRINDHMLALIGGTLAVAVGFALKDLAASFIAGITVVIDRPFQVGDRVTFEGHYGDIIEIGLRSVRMRTLSDDIITIPNNKFLNEITSSGNYGALDMQVVIPFYVGLDEDIALARDLIQEAASASRYIHLPKPVVVLVKQTMTESYLAVQLTCKAYVVDTAYEKLFETDITLRVMKEFKTHGIKPPNSAFQNA; this is encoded by the coding sequence ATGATAAGTGCACCTCTAGCCGCCGAAGAAGCCGTTTCAGACATACAGGACATCAAACAGATTGCCAGCCTGGTACGTTGGAGTGGTGTGTTCTTTTCGCTGCTGGTCGTCGCTGCGACCTGGCTGCTGCTCAAGTTCGTCAAATCTCTTATAAGAACGCTGGGAACTCAGTTCGTCCAGTACCGCATGTTGCTGCAGAAATTTCAGTCGTTTTTCCAGTTCTTTATGTATCTCAGCGTCGCGGCGATCGTGGTGATGCTCAGCTTCCGTATTAATGACCACATGCTGGCACTGATTGGCGGTACGCTGGCAGTCGCGGTTGGTTTTGCGTTAAAAGATCTCGCGGCGTCGTTTATTGCCGGAATCACGGTTGTGATTGACCGTCCATTCCAGGTTGGTGACCGCGTCACTTTCGAAGGCCATTATGGCGATATTATTGAAATCGGGCTGCGCTCAGTGCGGATGCGGACCTTATCCGATGACATTATCACCATCCCCAATAACAAATTTCTCAATGAAATCACCTCCAGCGGTAACTATGGTGCGCTGGATATGCAGGTGGTGATCCCCTTCTATGTCGGTTTGGATGAAGACATTGCGCTGGCTCGCGATCTGATACAAGAAGCCGCCTCAGCAAGCCGTTATATTCATCTGCCTAAACCGGTCGTGGTCCTGGTCAAACAGACTATGACCGAAAGCTATCTCGCGGTGCAGCTGACCTGTAAGGCGTATGTAGTCGATACTGCCTACGAAAAATTATTTGAAACTGATATTACGTTGCGGGTCATGAAAGAATTTAAAACCCACGGCATTAAGCCGCCAAACAGTGCGTTTCAGAATGCCTGA
- a CDS encoding cache domain-containing protein codes for MKLANRTLLQKWRYRLKTTVRYRLLILTSAPIAFTLVALIVISIYWSLHYTWQSALVDVSERLGVARNSVSLLQQRQANEVRAFAESYAFRSRVLQMNADTLKDPLSLRQWVSAQKARYSLDFLNFEPLDSDSEQLSEKRKLSQRQARYQELSARDSFFDVLSHEELAKFSPALAERAKLPAYHSDKMETRGLVSRTVVAVNDQHHNLIGFLDGGLLLNNSSALVDQLRDLIYPMRREQMRSLGTVTIFLDALRISTNVPLDSSEQQGRAVGTRVSDAVQTQVLQQGLQWVDRAYVYDAWYITAYEPIRDSNQQVIGMLYTGHLLWPFVKSYLTNIVEIAIATLSLLLVSGIFVYRGSRDLFRPIERIHRVVKLVQLGKNQRIGELGLDHDHELAQLARQFDNMLDLLQQRNEEIQRAAHELEGKVSDRTASLQDKTAELEHHIQLLNQTRDKLIVHEKLAALGELTAGIAHEINNPTAVILGNTELIKFELGDDAQRVEEEIDAILLQIDRIRNITRSLLQYSRHGGVQDEITWQHINPIIEESITLVKTGTKKRDVEFVTRFAAQSSVEVNRHQLLQILVNLQMNAIHAMNGQGKLTIRSEDWCEQGEVLGAVVHIEDQGCGIKPEHLKRVFDPFYTTKREGTGLGLSVSQSLLSQTGGEIRVKSEYGKGSTFSVYLPSKADAHLLITKVS; via the coding sequence ATGAAGCTAGCTAACCGGACTCTGCTGCAGAAATGGCGTTACCGCTTAAAAACCACAGTCCGCTACCGTCTGCTGATCCTGACATCCGCTCCGATCGCATTTACTCTGGTGGCACTGATCGTGATCTCGATTTATTGGTCACTGCATTACACTTGGCAAAGTGCGTTAGTAGATGTCTCCGAGCGCCTTGGTGTCGCGCGTAACAGCGTCAGCCTGCTGCAACAGCGTCAGGCCAATGAGGTGCGGGCTTTTGCTGAGTCTTATGCGTTTCGTAGCCGTGTATTGCAGATGAATGCTGACACCCTGAAGGACCCGCTTTCGTTGCGGCAATGGGTCTCTGCGCAAAAGGCTCGTTACTCTCTCGACTTCCTCAATTTTGAGCCGCTTGATTCTGATTCAGAGCAACTCTCAGAAAAACGTAAGCTATCGCAACGGCAGGCTCGCTATCAGGAACTTAGCGCTCGTGATTCGTTTTTCGATGTACTCAGTCATGAGGAACTGGCAAAGTTTTCGCCGGCGTTAGCTGAGCGGGCTAAGCTCCCGGCCTATCACAGCGATAAAATGGAAACCCGTGGCCTGGTGAGCCGCACAGTTGTTGCGGTTAACGATCAACATCACAACCTGATTGGATTTCTCGACGGAGGCTTGTTGCTCAATAACAGCAGCGCTTTGGTCGATCAGCTCAGGGACCTCATTTATCCGATGCGACGTGAACAGATGCGCTCTTTGGGGACGGTCACTATTTTTCTCGATGCTTTGCGGATCAGTACCAACGTGCCCCTCGACAGTTCAGAGCAACAGGGACGGGCAGTCGGAACCCGGGTATCTGATGCAGTGCAGACCCAGGTTTTACAGCAGGGTCTGCAATGGGTCGATCGGGCTTATGTATATGATGCCTGGTACATCACCGCCTATGAACCGATTCGTGACTCGAATCAGCAGGTCATCGGTATGTTATATACCGGCCATCTGTTGTGGCCTTTTGTCAAAAGCTACCTGACCAATATCGTCGAAATAGCCATTGCAACTCTGTCTCTGCTGCTGGTTTCGGGTATTTTTGTTTACCGGGGCTCGCGTGATTTGTTCCGGCCGATAGAGCGAATTCACCGTGTCGTGAAGCTGGTCCAGCTGGGTAAAAATCAGCGTATTGGCGAATTGGGGCTGGATCATGATCATGAACTGGCTCAGTTGGCGCGGCAGTTCGATAACATGCTTGATTTGCTGCAGCAACGTAATGAAGAGATTCAGCGCGCGGCTCATGAGCTGGAAGGCAAAGTCAGCGATCGGACCGCCAGTCTGCAGGACAAAACGGCGGAGCTTGAGCACCATATTCAACTGCTGAACCAGACCCGTGACAAACTGATTGTGCACGAGAAGCTGGCCGCTCTTGGTGAGCTTACTGCGGGCATTGCACACGAAATCAATAATCCGACGGCGGTGATTCTGGGTAACACAGAACTTATTAAGTTTGAACTGGGTGATGATGCTCAACGGGTCGAAGAAGAGATTGATGCCATTTTGTTGCAGATTGATCGTATTCGAAATATCACCCGCAGTCTGCTGCAATACAGCCGTCATGGCGGCGTCCAGGATGAGATCACATGGCAGCACATCAATCCGATTATTGAAGAGAGCATTACGTTGGTTAAAACCGGCACCAAGAAGCGCGATGTGGAGTTTGTTACCCGGTTTGCAGCCCAAAGTTCTGTTGAGGTGAATCGCCATCAGTTATTGCAGATCCTGGTGAACCTGCAGATGAACGCTATTCATGCCATGAACGGACAGGGCAAACTGACAATCCGGAGTGAAGACTGGTGCGAGCAAGGTGAAGTGCTCGGCGCAGTGGTCCACATCGAAGATCAGGGCTGTGGTATAAAACCCGAACACCTTAAGCGAGTGTTTGACCCGTTTTATACCACAAAGCGTGAAGGAACCGGTTTGGGCTTGTCGGTGTCGCAGAGTCTGCTCAGCCAGACTGGTGGTGAGATACGAGTGAAATCCGAGTATGGTAAAGGCAGTACTTTCAGTGTCTACCTGCCAAGTAAGGCGGATGCTCATCTGCTGATTACCAAAGTATCCTGA
- a CDS encoding sigma-54 dependent transcriptional regulator — protein MSQMLDSQPALKYQAFSVLVVDDEPGMQAILKKSLGKWFSKVDCTGSIEQAEVLRCEHHYDLIILDINLPGRAGTEWNEVFSDEERRTDVIFMTGYADLDTAISALKLGASDFILKPFNLEQMLQAVTRCMDKRLNERMQYALQRDYQRHCATQIIGHSQQTEQLKQLILQFAPSRASVLVEGESGTGKELVARAIHEASERSGPFVPVNCGAIAPELLESELFGHTSGAFTGAKKSREGLFRVANGGTLFLDEIGEMPLAMQSALLRVLEQRAIRPVGSEKEVAIDVRVVAATNRNLQDEVDQGNFRRDLYYRLNVLKIDVCPLRERRADLKELVPFFTKNLCAELAMPVPKWAHEDVSAMLTYEWPGNIRELKNLIERCILLGKPPAHYWRELHGLPELDLVTTSHDVNSHQTSATSESDAEQVGYPNHWTLKDVEKAHIMQLVDFYEGNKSAAARDLGVARKTLERKFKEWDGDEAS, from the coding sequence ATGTCGCAAATGTTAGATTCTCAACCTGCACTGAAATATCAGGCATTTTCTGTTCTGGTGGTCGATGATGAACCCGGTATGCAGGCTATTTTGAAAAAATCCCTCGGCAAATGGTTCTCCAAGGTAGATTGCACCGGCAGCATTGAGCAGGCAGAGGTGTTGCGCTGCGAACATCATTATGATCTGATCATTCTCGACATTAATCTACCAGGCCGCGCGGGCACTGAATGGAATGAGGTGTTCAGCGATGAAGAGCGCCGCACCGATGTGATATTTATGACCGGCTATGCGGATCTTGATACCGCAATCAGTGCGTTAAAACTCGGCGCCTCCGATTTCATTCTTAAACCGTTCAATCTGGAGCAGATGCTGCAGGCGGTCACCCGTTGTATGGACAAGCGTCTCAATGAGCGGATGCAGTACGCGCTGCAACGCGATTACCAGCGTCACTGCGCCACACAAATCATTGGTCACTCACAACAAACAGAGCAGCTTAAACAGCTCATCTTGCAATTTGCGCCGTCTCGCGCTTCGGTATTGGTTGAAGGCGAGTCGGGCACCGGCAAAGAGTTGGTGGCCCGCGCGATTCATGAAGCCAGTGAGCGTTCAGGGCCTTTTGTACCGGTTAACTGTGGGGCGATTGCGCCGGAACTGCTGGAAAGTGAGCTATTCGGGCATACATCCGGTGCGTTTACCGGCGCCAAGAAGAGCCGTGAAGGTCTGTTCCGGGTAGCCAATGGCGGCACGCTGTTTCTGGATGAAATCGGTGAAATGCCGCTTGCAATGCAATCGGCGTTGTTGCGCGTTCTGGAGCAGAGAGCGATTCGTCCGGTTGGCTCGGAAAAAGAGGTGGCGATTGATGTCCGGGTGGTGGCGGCAACCAACCGTAATCTGCAGGATGAAGTTGACCAGGGCAATTTCCGCCGTGATTTGTACTACCGGCTTAATGTACTCAAAATTGATGTCTGCCCGCTGCGTGAACGCCGTGCAGATTTAAAAGAACTGGTGCCGTTTTTTACCAAAAACCTTTGTGCTGAGCTGGCTATGCCAGTTCCCAAGTGGGCCCATGAGGATGTGTCAGCTATGCTGACCTATGAGTGGCCGGGTAACATTCGTGAGCTCAAGAACCTGATTGAACGCTGCATTCTGCTGGGTAAACCGCCGGCGCATTATTGGCGTGAGTTACATGGCCTTCCTGAGCTGGATTTAGTGACAACGTCACATGACGTTAACAGCCACCAAACATCAGCCACAAGCGAATCAGACGCTGAGCAAGTGGGGTATCCTAACCACTGGACGCTGAAAGATGTTGAGAAGGCGCACATTATGCAGTTGGTGGATTTCTACGAGGGCAACAAATCTGCAGCCGCGCGCGATCTCGGTGTCGCGAGAAAGACGCTGGAGCGCAAATTCAAAGAGTGGGACGGTGATGAAGCTAGCTAA
- a CDS encoding ABC transporter permease: MSLWQTTLDALTLLVNFDSELWEIVAVSFSVSLAALCLVIAPAVLLAFMLAYTNFRGKWALLSLINTLQAVPTVVIGLLLYMLLSRSGPMGDWQMLFTQKAMIFGQMLICFPILVSMMHGALQSSDRRSVETAMTLGASIPRITATMIWETRFPLCAATITAFSRIVTEVGCSMMVGGNIMGLTRNIPTAIAMESHKGAFAQGVALGMVLLCLALALNFLLSSMRGKGYLRT, from the coding sequence ATGAGTCTTTGGCAAACTACCCTGGATGCGCTGACATTACTGGTAAATTTTGACTCAGAACTGTGGGAGATCGTTGCGGTCTCCTTCAGTGTCTCACTGGCCGCATTGTGTCTGGTCATCGCCCCTGCGGTGCTGCTGGCATTTATGCTGGCTTATACCAACTTTCGTGGTAAGTGGGCTCTGCTGTCCCTGATTAATACCCTGCAGGCAGTACCGACTGTGGTTATCGGTCTGCTGCTGTATATGCTGTTGTCACGCTCCGGTCCGATGGGTGACTGGCAAATGCTGTTCACCCAAAAGGCGATGATCTTCGGCCAAATGCTGATTTGTTTCCCCATACTGGTTTCCATGATGCATGGCGCTTTGCAATCCAGTGATCGCCGCTCAGTGGAAACCGCTATGACACTCGGTGCATCAATACCGCGTATTACCGCTACAATGATATGGGAAACGCGTTTTCCTTTATGTGCGGCCACCATTACCGCTTTTTCCCGCATCGTGACGGAAGTGGGCTGCTCGATGATGGTCGGCGGCAATATTATGGGTCTGACCCGCAATATTCCGACGGCAATCGCAATGGAAAGTCATAAAGGCGCTTTTGCTCAAGGCGTGGCACTCGGTATGGTGCTACTCTGTCTGGCACTGGCGTTAAACTTTTTGCTCTCAAGTATGCGTGGTAAAGGATATTTACGTACCTGA
- a CDS encoding energy-coupling factor ABC transporter ATP-binding protein, with protein MSIKLTANQLSMRFKDRVLFHISDLSIGPNDAIYLKGDNGVGKTTLLKILSGLLSPSMGSVSQSRTWWRRLWHGRAHRDVIYLHQSPYLFDDTVYQNVVYGIRYSALSAKDKRAEVITALRMVGLETLADEHVSVLSGGEKQRVAMARAWILKPSILLMDEPSASLDQESINRLVIMAKDLLDRGSSLVITSHQSNALTALCKKQWWIKDRTLIESPLLHIVKEEQENSYVTSLSN; from the coding sequence ATGTCGATTAAATTAACCGCGAATCAGTTATCAATGCGCTTTAAAGATCGCGTTCTGTTTCATATTTCCGATCTGTCGATCGGGCCTAATGACGCTATCTATCTCAAGGGCGATAACGGTGTCGGTAAAACGACCTTACTCAAGATTTTGTCCGGATTGCTGTCACCCAGTATGGGCTCTGTTTCGCAGTCCCGGACATGGTGGCGCCGTCTGTGGCATGGCCGTGCTCATCGCGACGTTATTTATCTTCATCAAAGCCCTTACCTGTTCGATGATACTGTCTATCAAAATGTGGTGTACGGGATTCGTTATTCTGCCTTGTCTGCTAAAGACAAACGTGCTGAAGTAATCACTGCACTGCGCATGGTCGGTCTGGAGACCTTAGCCGACGAGCATGTCTCGGTATTATCCGGCGGCGAAAAGCAGCGTGTTGCCATGGCCAGAGCCTGGATTCTGAAACCGTCTATTTTGCTGATGGATGAGCCGAGTGCGTCATTAGATCAGGAATCCATCAACAGATTAGTTATAATGGCCAAAGACTTACTGGACAGAGGCTCCAGCCTGGTAATTACCAGTCACCAGAGCAACGCTTTGACCGCATTATGTAAGAAGCAGTGGTGGATAAAAGATCGCACCTTAATTGAGTCGCCATTACTGCATATCGTTAAAGAAGAACAAGAGAATTCCTATGTTACTTCCCTCTCAAACTAG
- a CDS encoding DUF2960 domain-containing protein, with translation MARTIIYTYKNQDKTLSFSYEKHRNIHEAVAEAEGIDLTSYLKMEQQIEAISDSKAVRNYRDNHFKKLGFGTITLKPKENFGVGKKPKAE, from the coding sequence ATGGCTCGTACCATTATTTATACGTACAAAAATCAGGATAAAACGCTGTCGTTTTCTTATGAAAAGCACCGCAATATTCACGAAGCGGTCGCCGAAGCAGAAGGCATCGACCTGACATCCTATCTGAAAATGGAACAACAGATTGAGGCCATTTCAGATAGTAAAGCGGTACGCAATTATCGTGATAATCACTTCAAAAAGCTGGGTTTTGGCACCATCACTCTCAAACCGAAGGAAAACTTTGGTGTGGGTAAAAAGCCAAAAGCAGAATGA
- the nagK gene encoding N-acetylglucosamine kinase translates to MYYGFDVGGTKIEFGAFNNKLERMATERVATPTDDYALLVETIADLVAKYDQQFGVQGTIGLGLPGMEDADDATVLTVNIPSANGKPLRADLEAKIGRQVKIENDANCFALSEAWDDELKDEPAVMGLILGTGFGGGFVFEGKVFSGRNHVAGEVGHMRMPIDAWFHLGADKAPLLSCGCGNKGCLDNYLSGRGFELIYQHYFGEKKAAIDIINAYQQGEAKAQEHVERFMEMLAICFANIFTANDPDVVVLGGGLSNFELIYQELPKRIPKHLLSVAKCPKIIQAKHGDSGGVRGAAFLNIK, encoded by the coding sequence ATGTACTACGGCTTCGATGTCGGCGGGACCAAGATTGAGTTTGGTGCCTTCAATAATAAGCTTGAGCGCATGGCAACCGAGCGCGTTGCTACCCCGACAGACGATTACGCGTTACTGGTGGAGACGATTGCGGATCTGGTGGCGAAATATGACCAGCAATTTGGCGTGCAAGGTACGATTGGCCTTGGTTTACCAGGCATGGAAGACGCTGATGACGCGACTGTGCTGACGGTGAATATTCCTTCAGCCAATGGCAAACCGCTGCGCGCCGATCTGGAAGCGAAAATCGGCCGTCAGGTTAAGATTGAAAACGATGCTAACTGTTTTGCACTATCTGAAGCCTGGGACGACGAATTGAAAGATGAGCCGGCGGTGATGGGCTTGATCCTGGGGACAGGTTTTGGCGGTGGCTTTGTGTTTGAGGGTAAGGTTTTCTCCGGTCGTAATCACGTTGCCGGTGAAGTCGGCCATATGCGCATGCCGATTGATGCCTGGTTCCACTTAGGTGCCGATAAAGCGCCTCTGCTGAGTTGTGGCTGCGGCAATAAAGGTTGTCTGGATAACTATCTGTCCGGTCGTGGCTTTGAATTGATCTACCAGCACTATTTTGGCGAGAAGAAAGCGGCGATCGATATTATTAATGCGTATCAGCAGGGCGAAGCAAAAGCTCAGGAACATGTTGAGCGCTTTATGGAAATGCTGGCCATTTGTTTTGCTAACATTTTTACCGCGAACGATCCGGATGTTGTTGTGCTGGGCGGTGGTTTGTCTAACTTTGAACTGATTTACCAGGAACTGCCGAAACGTATTCCAAAACACCTGCTGTCGGTTGCTAAGTGCCCTAAAATTATTCAGGCCAAACACGGCGATTCAGGTGGTGTGCGCGGCGCGGCGTTTTTAAATATTAAGTAA
- a CDS encoding tRNA-uridine aminocarboxypropyltransferase, translated as MRTHAFHHLYQYRLERSTKPFIARGSRISRCQFCHVAEAHCLCPHQPDVETGVAVMLIVSENEVFKPSNTGRLIADTIKETYVYQWHRTEPDAEMLALLTHPDYYPVLVFPAQDEADKPRVLGDVTAEINGRKPLLILIDGSWREAKRIFRKSPYLASLPLVSIEPETVSRYVMRKSDNEQHLATAEVASLVLDKFGEHAAADTLRLWFDAFRESYLLAKSRMKSSETKQALQAYLTHQTCR; from the coding sequence ATGAGAACACACGCCTTTCATCATTTGTATCAGTATCGCTTAGAACGATCAACTAAACCATTTATTGCGCGCGGATCACGCATCAGTCGCTGTCAGTTTTGCCATGTCGCTGAAGCGCATTGCCTGTGTCCTCATCAGCCGGATGTGGAAACCGGAGTGGCTGTGATGTTGATTGTATCGGAAAACGAAGTATTTAAACCGAGCAATACCGGGCGCCTGATTGCCGATACCATCAAGGAAACCTATGTTTATCAATGGCATCGTACTGAGCCGGATGCAGAAATGTTAGCGCTGCTAACTCACCCAGACTATTATCCGGTGCTGGTTTTTCCCGCGCAAGATGAAGCCGATAAACCACGGGTTTTGGGCGATGTGACGGCCGAGATCAACGGCCGTAAACCTTTACTGATTCTGATTGATGGCAGCTGGCGGGAAGCCAAACGTATTTTCCGTAAATCACCCTATCTGGCGAGTCTGCCTTTGGTGTCAATTGAGCCGGAAACGGTATCGCGTTACGTGATGCGCAAGTCCGATAACGAGCAGCATCTGGCGACCGCGGAAGTAGCCAGTCTGGTTCTGGACAAATTTGGCGAACATGCCGCCGCTGATACTTTGCGTCTGTGGTTTGATGCGTTTCGGGAAAGTTATCTGCTCGCCAAATCACGCATGAAAAGCAGTGAAACCAAACAGGCATTGCAGGCCTATCTTACCCACCAGACTTGCCGATGA
- a CDS encoding sterol desaturase family protein translates to MLQHTDMIRLLIFILVLLACALWESNQPRKPLSCSKWQRWLNNLGLVGLNSIILALVMPVAALSAAMWSEQTRFGVLYWLDVPAYIAVPVAIIVLDVIIYTQHVLFHRIPWLWRMHRMHHADQDIDVTTGARFHPLEIIVSMWVKVGAITLLGAPALAVVIFEVLLNASAMFNHSNARLPLRADRWLRNVIVTPDMHRVHHSVIEREMHSNFGFFLSVWDRVFGTYIAQPQQGHEQMKIGLNQFQRGREQWLDKMLTQPFRER, encoded by the coding sequence ATGTTACAACATACGGATATGATTCGGTTGCTGATTTTCATTCTAGTGCTCCTTGCTTGCGCGCTGTGGGAATCTAATCAACCACGCAAACCCCTGTCATGCAGTAAATGGCAGCGTTGGCTCAACAATTTAGGCTTAGTCGGTCTCAACAGCATTATTCTGGCGTTGGTGATGCCGGTGGCAGCGTTATCGGCGGCGATGTGGTCTGAGCAAACCCGTTTCGGTGTTCTGTACTGGCTTGATGTTCCGGCTTATATAGCGGTGCCTGTTGCCATCATCGTACTCGACGTGATCATCTACACCCAACATGTTCTGTTTCACCGCATTCCCTGGTTGTGGCGGATGCACCGTATGCATCATGCCGACCAGGATATCGACGTGACAACCGGCGCGCGTTTTCATCCCCTTGAGATCATTGTGTCTATGTGGGTTAAGGTCGGTGCGATTACCCTGCTCGGTGCACCCGCGCTGGCCGTCGTCATCTTTGAAGTGTTACTCAACGCCAGTGCGATGTTTAATCACAGCAACGCCCGCTTGCCGCTCAGAGCAGACCGCTGGCTAAGAAATGTGATTGTCACGCCGGACATGCACCGGGTGCACCATTCAGTGATTGAACGGGAAATGCATTCTAACTTCGGCTTTTTTCTCTCGGTGTGGGATCGCGTGTTTGGTACTTACATAGCCCAACCTCAGCAGGGTCATGAACAGATGAAAATCGGCCTTAACCAGTTTCAACGCGGCAGAGAGCAGTGGCTGGATAAAATGCTGACCCAGCCTTTCCGTGAGCGTTAA
- a CDS encoding methyl-accepting chemotaxis protein produces the protein MTQPTQQGKVLSLIQTLTAIFMTITLLVIILSVTSIKGIGRVGDQFNHLSQQALPLAMNNAALTQNILEQVKYLGYGTRAANAEELGKTQQQIADLAQQAQKILLEMDSFATQFNDLVDKQKQQALVQNIEQLKQLSGAILQAQDQQLQQQQTIAGQATGFRYGMSSIGPEMSRIASFLAVDNPSSMDAANRFTASASSMESTFLMLMMQGDLTQANSQYKELKNRLAGLELAFDDFKEWHPDVTEFASLTAPYAMVQDGFKEGGILDQILQKLRTSQQQNQDFNQAAVVAQKIISQLNAMSNDARVLIADQKQEVQATMQNVRWTQTIGGALLVMMIVLAWFGLRRWVNLGMNNISAQLTAMTAHDFSHQAGLSGPQEFHHIAGQLNQVIDSTRDSLATVTRNCETLYQTAELSHDAASESDKSLAAQNQSLINMVTTINQLEASIREIASVTNESYTDAVSAAEHASHGVTVVDQNRTRLQSLESTLNINETAMHELNTHVSKIREMVDVISGIADSTNLLALNAAIEAARAGEQGRGFAVVADEVRKLASDTSTQTANIRAMMTELVQAASRSRQSVEDSRVEMVDALSSSEAVKTTFSDIAQAVSHIRARVEQISVATEEQERATADVSQSISQISDQGTHTKQQVEAMLESSQQVADIAGHQQTMLHKYTLTS, from the coding sequence ATGACTCAGCCGACTCAACAGGGCAAAGTGCTGTCACTTATCCAGACCCTGACCGCCATCTTCATGACGATCACCTTACTCGTCATTATTCTCTCTGTCACTAGTATCAAAGGTATAGGCCGGGTTGGCGATCAGTTCAACCACCTTTCCCAGCAAGCATTGCCGCTGGCAATGAATAACGCGGCTTTGACACAGAATATCCTCGAACAGGTAAAGTACCTGGGCTATGGCACGCGTGCAGCCAATGCCGAAGAGCTGGGTAAAACTCAGCAACAAATTGCCGATTTAGCGCAGCAGGCGCAAAAAATCCTGCTCGAAATGGACAGTTTTGCGACCCAGTTTAATGATCTTGTCGATAAGCAGAAACAGCAGGCTTTGGTACAAAATATTGAGCAGCTCAAGCAGCTTTCCGGCGCGATACTGCAAGCGCAGGATCAGCAGCTGCAACAGCAGCAGACAATAGCAGGCCAAGCAACCGGTTTTCGTTATGGCATGAGCTCTATTGGCCCGGAAATGAGCCGGATTGCCTCGTTTCTGGCGGTGGACAACCCCAGCTCTATGGATGCAGCGAACCGATTTACTGCGTCCGCCAGTTCGATGGAAAGCACGTTTCTGATGCTGATGATGCAAGGTGACCTGACTCAGGCAAACAGCCAGTATAAAGAGCTGAAAAATCGTCTTGCTGGTCTGGAACTGGCCTTCGATGATTTTAAGGAGTGGCATCCCGATGTAACAGAATTTGCCAGCCTGACGGCCCCTTACGCTATGGTACAAGACGGGTTTAAAGAGGGTGGTATTCTGGACCAAATCCTGCAAAAACTGCGCACCTCCCAACAGCAAAACCAGGACTTTAACCAAGCGGCAGTGGTGGCTCAGAAAATTATTTCTCAGCTGAATGCGATGTCGAATGATGCGCGCGTCCTTATTGCTGATCAGAAACAGGAAGTTCAGGCGACGATGCAGAATGTGCGCTGGACGCAGACAATCGGCGGCGCGCTTCTGGTGATGATGATTGTTCTGGCTTGGTTTGGTTTACGCCGCTGGGTCAATCTGGGGATGAATAACATCAGTGCTCAGCTGACCGCGATGACCGCGCACGATTTTTCTCATCAGGCTGGTTTAAGCGGACCGCAGGAATTCCATCACATTGCGGGGCAACTCAACCAGGTGATTGACAGTACCCGTGATTCACTGGCGACGGTGACACGCAACTGTGAAACCTTGTATCAAACCGCAGAGCTGAGCCATGATGCGGCCAGCGAATCAGATAAAAGCTTGGCTGCACAGAACCAGTCACTGATTAATATGGTCACCACGATTAACCAGCTTGAAGCGTCGATTCGCGAAATTGCTTCAGTGACCAATGAATCCTATACCGATGCGGTTTCGGCGGCAGAGCACGCTTCGCACGGCGTGACGGTCGTGGACCAGAACCGGACTCGTCTGCAGTCACTCGAGTCTACCCTGAATATCAACGAAACAGCGATGCATGAACTCAATACCCACGTGAGTAAAATCCGCGAAATGGTTGATGTGATCAGCGGTATTGCCGACAGTACCAATTTACTGGCTCTCAACGCGGCGATTGAGGCGGCCCGGGCCGGTGAACAGGGACGAGGATTTGCGGTGGTTGCCGATGAAGTACGCAAACTGGCCAGTGACACCAGCACCCAAACGGCTAATATCCGCGCCATGATGACTGAGTTAGTGCAGGCGGCGAGTCGCTCGCGTCAGTCGGTGGAAGATTCACGGGTAGAAATGGTCGATGCACTGAGTTCGAGTGAGGCGGTGAAGACGACATTTAGCGACATCGCTCAGGCGGTATCACACATCCGCGCACGGGTTGAGCAGATTTCTGTGGCCACGGAAGAGCAGGAGAGGGCGACGGCAGATGTCAGTCAGTCAATCAGCCAGATATCTGACCAGGGTACTCACACAAAACAGCAAGTTGAAGCGATGCTGGAAAGTTCTCAGCAGGTTGCGGATATCGCCGGTCACCAGCAAACCATGTTGCATAAATATACGCTGACCTCTTAA